The genomic window ttttcttagtaatattaagctttatttatttagggttaagagtataattataagtaataagtttattatactttttatattaattaacttaataattcTTTCCTTTGGTAAGGCTTTAGGtttttttaccttatttcttttatatgtgttattaatattatttattattaatttataccactataataatataatttaataagttatttagtttattctCTTTATAAAGTTCATCTTtaacttcttccttaagtcctttataaaaagctaatataagagGTTTATCCTCTTAATTAAGCtaagatataagttatttaaagtaagtagtataattaaatactaatcccttttacttaagcttattaatataatacttaatagctttaactttattaattattttaaaggcctttttaatagcttttttaaatttattataacttttaaaaataatattagtttcttctttataattatctttttctttattaaggtaatcccttataataagtttaaattatataagtattacttttattatatatcctcttatataaaataccttaataaagaattcttttattttatttaagaattattaataataagccttaaattaagtaaggaatccttaaagtatacctagggatttattatataatcttagtGCCTTaggtctaaggatttctcttaagttctttttaattataatagtaattatggcttattcttattattctttttttatttattaaacttattcttaaaagtatataatcttaataagtatcttataagtaaaaataattattaattcttcttaggttttatttaatttaaatataataatagacTTATATAGTACcatattaataattattaggtattacttaaagtaatatagtAATAGtctaaataagagcttttaatgtATAATAACTTAGGTTCCTAAGgaataaactaattataatttatattagtaaagctattaaggcaattaatctaagtaattaggtattatattaataataggttataaaccataattaagtaattaaagttaaagagttataagtaaagcttatttaatataataattagtattaaaagctaaaaaattaaagtttatcTATAAAGCGAATTTAAgggtccttatatattataattattaattattataaagatAAGTATCCTTAATACTTACTTCtaaatactagtaagtattatatatacttacttataataactaagtattCTTCCTATTAGtcttattatactaactaatattcTATGGCCTATTATGCCTATACTGCCTGGCAGCTCTATACAGCCAGCCCAACCTGtagcctacgtgctgggtcgtaataCTAGTCCCTTATAATTAACTATAAAAGGGcctaataaggctaataatactaagagtaaagctacctaataaatttatattagtagttttaccttttctaGAGGGGTAATAATTATAtctaattaatttaataataatatataattttaaaaataatatatatattataatatattaaatttattagcttaaaaaataatttataattttatatattaataaaagcttataataaattatataataataataataacttataattatataagttatattttaaaaaacttaaagtaatataatataatataaattaataaaatttatatttaatttttataaaacttattattttttttataattattttattttatttttattaaattataataaaaaaataaaaaaaaagctagttaattaccagaacttactaataatataattaataattatacttagctaatttaataataatatataatttaaaaaataatatatatattataatatattaaatttactagcttaaaaggtaatttataaccttatatattagtaaaagtatataataataataataacttataattatataaattataccctaaaaaacttaaagtaatttaatataatataaattaataaaattttaacttttataaagcttattatttttcttataattatcttattttacttttatacacctaatttaaataaattactttataaagcagctaaataaaaaggctattattataaaaaatattaataagaagagggatatattattaaaggctaggaatattaaaaagttaaaaaacttaataaaataactaaaaaagtaagaaaaaaaaaaaggggagaattaagaaaaatattataaagctagttaataaaaagtaggtttatattatagttttcccttttattataaaagcttattttatttttatatatttaatttaaataaattattttataaataatataattatttataaatttttaattttatattactttttaaaatattatagttttttatttattaatattaaatttaattaataattaataacttaaaaaaaattataattataattaatattaaaaaaataataagcttaatataaataaattacttattataactttaaaaattaaaattaataaacttaaaaaaataataaaaaaattattattataaaaaatattaataaaaaaaatatatattattaaaaattaaaaatattaaaaaaattaaaaaacttaataaaataattaaaaaaaaataaaaataaaaataaaaaaaaattaagaagaatattataaagttaattaataaaaagtagctttatattatagttttctcttttattataaaaggattacttttataatataattaaaattataaaattaaatttactCCTagtaaaaagcttttatactaaaaaaaactacCTATTATCCCTTAAAAAGCTTCTTATTATTTAGAAGTagcttaataataacttatttaagggatttatttataagttatatacttaatatataataccttttttcCTAGCTATAAAACCAagtagtaatatatatatttattaaaattattataaatttaacttatttataattaaagtacttattattattaatttataaaaccttaaatactttttattatattaaatactatataaagctagatattattattacttttaataaattatatattactaagaggtataagtaaaaaactatatttattatacgctttagcctttttaaattattagttataccttttagtttttataatacctttattttattttaatattatattaattatactttatatagcttattttaataatattttagtttatttataaatatataagaaatattactaatatatttataagattaTAAACTACttaataaaagtaagctTATAAAGTTCATGCGTCCAATTTCCCAAAGTGGACACAGCCAAGATGATTGCCATTGTGAAGTCTTTGGATTCTGCAGTCCAGCATGAAGTTGGGCTCGCCACAGTCATGCAATGGGTCTCGGTATTAATTGACCGTGGGATCCCACCGGAACATGCTGCGGTGCTTTATTCCTCCCTTCCTTTGGGCTTACTTTGCATTGTGTATCCTCATCTCGCGTGGTGCTTGGTGTGTTATATTGGCATCAGGCCACTGCCAACGCCAAGTCGAGCACTCCGCCAGCCAATTCAAGCACTCCAACGCGTGTAAGTTTAGCCATGAGTGATTGACCTgacaagtcaagttgaagTTTGTGGGGATTCTCCCCTGAAGGGAGCGAATAGGGGCACTTTTAGTAATAAGAGCACTTTtgatttatattaatagctatgAATCATAATGCAAGTATGTTGATAAAAGAGcaataattttttaataataacttGTATTGATAAGAGATTTTTATTAGCCCATTACGTACTTTCCCCCCCACGACATGGAGTCGCATGCTCTTTCTAATAATTCCtcttggttcaatgttggctgcaACCCCCTTTATCATGTGCTAAACATTCAGGGTCTGAATTGTACTCAAGCACATACCCtacgtacatgtacctacATACACGTGTCGGGTGTCGGGGGCACATGCATTGCTCAATATGGAAAGAGGAGTACGCAATGCCCTCTTCTGAatggcccagcagcaaaaCATGCCCGGGTATAAATCACTGCCGGCGCTGCTGACGGACCATGACATGATTCTGACCAACTTTGCGGCCCGGATATCGGGGCCGGGAACCACAGAGcagtttttattaatagcatCACATCGGTAAGCGGGCCTCCACGGGGACTCGAGTTGGAACCCGAGAGGGAGGAGACAATGACCTCATGTACGTTCCACCTCTTGGTTCCGGTTAGAGCAGTTGTTTCAGCCAAAACGGGAATAAGCGCTTTCTGCCCTTGGCCCTCGGCCCCGAGCAACGAAATACTGCTAGTATGGAGTACTGCTAGTATGGAGTGCTGCTAgtgctagtactagtactagtactagtactagtacatacatacaacactATGAACATCCACAGCCGCCAACAGGACTAGACTGCTATATATTTTCGTCGTCTAGCGCGGCAATGACTCTGTAGCATTTATCATTTATCCTAATTGCGCTGATCCATTGTTGTCCGCGTCCGCCCACTCGGAGCCCGCCAGCATCCACCGACTAATCTCGATGTCGTCGGCCTTGTTTGTTATCCGCCCACAAAGTCCCCCTCTCTCATGATGAGGAATCACCGCAGCAATAGACGACGCAACCATCGGCGATGATCCGCTTGTTAGCCGCCCGGGTCAGGTCGCCGAGTTTCATTGAGCCCAGACAGACgtccccccccctccccagtCTCCCTGGCCGCGCCGGAAAACCGCTTGGCCGTGAACTAGGCATTTATTTCTAATCAGCATTATGGCCGATTGGTAAGCTACCCACTTGCGCCGTGCGCTACATGTCATGTCCACAGTCCCGGCGCCGAGCGCCTCGAGGTTTGCGTGGAGAAGGCCTCAATAGAGATTGGATGATTCTGCATGTCACTGGAGGAAAAGCTAAAGTAGTACGCGTACCTTGATAGTTTGGAGACGAGTATATCAATTGACTTTGTCCCACGACTCCAAAACTCTCGCCCCCAACTTCACCATCCTCACGCACACCATCAACTCAAACCAGCTCCAGCACCAGCTCCAACTCCAGCTCCAACCCCCCAAAAGTAAACCATCACCGAAAATGGCCAGCCTCAAGACCATGACCCTCCACTCCCACGCGGGCGGCCCCAACCCGTGGAAGGTAGCCATCAtcctcgaggagctcggcCTCCCCTACGAGCACAAGTTTCTCGACTTCAAGCAAGTCAAAGAAGAGCCCTTCATCTCGCTGAACCCCAATGGACGGGTCCCCGTCCTCGAGGACCCCAACACCGGCATCAGTCTCTGGGAGGTACgtactaataaaaaaagggacACTTCAACATTGCCCTTCAACAACTCAGGCCCCCCGTGCTAACAACACACCACACAGTCTGGCGCCATAATCGACTACCTCATCGACACGTATGACACCGCCAACAAGCTCCAGTACACCAGCACGCCCGAAAAGTACCAGACCCGCGTCTGGGAGCACTTCCAAATGTCGGGCCAGGGCCCGTACTTTGGCCAGCTCATCTGGTTCACGCGGTACCACCCCGAAAAGCTCCAGTCGGCAATCGACCGCTACGCCAAGGAGGTTCGCCGCGTGACGGGCGTCATCGACGCCCACctgaagaagcaaaagaccGAGTATCTGGTCGGCGACAAGTTGACCTACGCCGATCTCATGTTTGTCCCGTGGGCCGTGGCGGTTTCCAGCATGGCCGGCGACCTTTTGGACCTGTCGGGCTATGACGCCTACGACGCCTGGTTTGCCAAGTTGAAGAGCCGGCCGTCGGCGGCCAAGATCAtcaaggagagggaggcggcTCTCGCTGCCAGCCATTAAGATGTGAGCCGGGCATGGCCTAGGGGTCCGAGACTGGAGTTATGATGTGAATTGTTCATGATGGGAGATGACAAAGAGTCGAGTTACAGAAATTCTGAGACGGGAGCTAGAAAAAAGTGTCAACTAGGGTAAATaacgtaaaaaaaaaagtatcAGGCGTTTCACCAGAAATGGTAATCAAGCACCAATAGTTGCAACACCTCTCAGCTCTCATGTGCCAAGTTCTCCAGCTCTGTGATATGACCTTGCAATAGCCCGCCTCGTGGGTCTGCCTCCGACACCTGTCTCGCCTATGTCGCTCCTCTGCGCTTCCGTCGGATCATGTCCGCAGAAATCACGGCTGTCGCGCTCACCTGGCTCGTTGAAACCGTGCACACCTCTCCCCCATCCGACGCTACGTGTAACCGTCTGCGTCACAATATCACACTCGTAACCGAAAGGCTCAGTCTCCCGCAGCGGCAAATGGTTGAACCTCCAATCCAGCACGGCGGCATACGTGGACCGGTACGAAGCGACGGCCATGACGATGCCAATCATCGATCCACTCACTATATCGTACCAGTTGTGCGCGGCGTCAATAGTGAGTGAGCAGGCTATCATGACGGCTGCGAGCAGTGGGCTCATTGTCAGTGCCAGTTTCCAAAATGCCGGTTTGTGGTCCGCCCAGACTTTCAGCTTCGCATTCAAccaaagaaacaagaagaaaaaacccGCAAAGGCCGCGGTTGAATGGCCGCTTGGAAATGATGTAACCGCCTCCTTGAGTCGCCAGGTGTCGGTTTGCGTGCATACTTCTGTGGTGTACATGACTTGCTGGAACCCAACCGCGTTCAATCCAGTCTTGTTGTGTCTTCTTGCCAGGGAGATGTCCGGTTCGCACACATCAAGAAAGTATGGTCGGAATCCGCCTATGAGCTGCTTGATAGTCACTTGGAAGATCGTCCCAAGTGAGACGGCCCACATTGTgcccatgatggcattgCTGGCGTCCCAAGCCGACTTGATTCGAACCTGGGCAAGCAGATAGACAAGTATAGGTCCAAGGATGGAAACCAGCCCCGAGAACCACGCTGGCAAAATCCAACCGCGGTAGGGGTAGGCCCATTCGGGATACACGATATCCCCCGAGCCATTGAATGTGATGGGAAAGGTTCGCACTACCTTGATCGGGGCATAATAAACCTACCAGTCTCGTGTTAGCTTTAACATGGGTACACCCAGGATGTGAAGGTGGTCATGTCGACACGTACGCACATACTCAAGGCGCCGATGGTTAGCATCAGGAGCACATCCATCCAATTCAATCGAATCCACTCCTTCAAGAATGCCCTCAAGTCATGAAGAAATGAAGGCTGACCTAGTGACACCGAGTCTGCCCCATTAGTTTGCGGCATGGAAGGCATGGCCAGCTGCCTGTCCTATGACGATGTCTTGGGTGGCGGTGCCGGATAAAGCACACTCCGCAGATGGTAGCTTCTAAAATGAAACGAAATAAAACAAATACGtcaaagaaaaagaaagaaaattgacgatgaagatgtgTCAGTGCGTGTGTGACGTCGAGGATGAACGCCATTCCGGCCTGACGTCATGTGATGTGGTCGTTGCctcgtgtactccgtactttgtGCTTAGAGGAGCCTGCCATAATAGTCAATATTACTGCCTTGCGTCAAAGTACATAGAAGCTTGATTCAAGGCGCGATTTACGTTTGCGAGGATAGGAAGTCGGAGTTTATTCCTTGCATACGTTTGTAAATGTTTCCTCCCAGTTTATATCGTTCTGTCGTGGTTGTTGGCCGATTCAGTCAGATGTGGTATCACCGAGTTGACAGGTCCCCGCTTCAGCTGGACCACATCGTCATCCCAGCCAATATCAAATGCCCGTTGTCACGAGCTGTGAAACAGCCCATTCATAGACACCCACATTACACGAAACAAGAGAAAACGAAATACGACACGTCCTTGAATAAGTGGTTTGCTCATTTCTATTGTGCCACGGAAAGTAGGCAACAGCAATGCTTGATACAAAAATAGTCCGAAGACGACAGCTGACAAAGTCCGAATCCGACACCAGAACCATACAATATGTACGCTCCAAAAACAACTTCCACCAAGGTATATACATCACGCAATTTACAGAGCAACCATACCAGCACCAACGCAAAGGGCCACCAACATGTAGAGGCCCACAGCAAAGTCGCCAATGGCGAAGATACGGGCAACGGGGGCGCCATGAACGGCAAAATTGTCGCTACTACTAGTAGCCttggcattgccgccgccgccgatgggAGAGGTAGCGGTGGCGGCCTTCTTGTTAGTGTCACtagccttggccagggcatcGGAGCAAGAGGAGTCAGAGTTGGCACTCTGGGTCTCAGCGGAGCCGTCAAAGTCGCAagcatccttggccttcttctggCTGCTGTAATAGGCATCAAGAACGTAGGCAAGCTTCTCCTCATCGCTGCACATGCTGTAGGCACCGTAGACACCAGTAGTGGCATTGCCATTGATACCGGCGCAAGATTCGGGAGAGGCCTTGCAGATGAAGCCAAAGATGTCGCCGAATTTCTTGACAGCGAGGCCGGACTTGGGGACGCAAGCACGGGACTTGGCCATGCAGGAGCAGAGACTCTTGTCGGGGGTAGGAGGGAGGGCCTTGTTAGCCTGCCAGTTGTCGGTCAACTTGGGGCACTCGTTCATCTTGCCACCGGGCTTGTACTCGGACATTTCCAAGGTCTTGGGTGTGGCCCCGttgaccttcttcttcagggcGTCAAagtccttgagcttggtggCTTTGCCGCCAGAAACCTTGACCAGACCGTAATCGTTGGCCTCCTGGTAGTACATGTAGACGATACCACCGCTGAAGGTGCCAGTCATGTCATCAGAGTAGAGGGCGGTGGTTTCGTCAAAGATACGGTTGGCAGCGCCGTCGTTGTTGCAACCATACTCGGCAAAGAATACAGGGACAGAGTAGTTCTCAAAGAATTTAACCTGCTGATCATAGCCGGACTTCTGCATAGAGCTCTTTCCACACCAAGAGTAGATGTTGTAACCCCAGAAATCAATGGACTCTTCGACAGTGTTGCAGTTGAAGTAGTCGGCAATCTCAGCGCGAATATCCTTGTCATCGTTGGCGGCGTagccaacaccaagccaTCTGGTAATCTTCTTGTTGTTCTTTATGTAGGCCTTGGTGTCTCGAACAGCGGCCTTGACAAAGGCAGAGGCAGCGGTATTGTTCTTAGCGTTGGAAACCTCGTTTCCAGCAAAGAAGCCGATGACGTTGGGGTACTGggcaagctcatcaatgACAGCCGTGTAACGCTCAAACAGGGCAGTGTTCCACTGAGGAGTGTCGCGGTTGATGGACTTGTCGGGCTCGCTGAGATCGGACACGATGTAAATGCCGGCATCCTGCAGCAGCTCCATGCAGGCCTTGTGGTCGGCCTTGGGGTCGATGGCGTAGGTTCGAATGACGTTGGTGCCGAGCTCCTTGAGAAGAGGGACATCACGCTTACAAACAGTCTCATCAGAGAGAGGGTCGACGTAGTTCTTCTTTGTAtcggaggaggaggaagaagaaccaCCGGCGCCGACTTCCTGCTGGTAAGCAATACCCTTCATGTAGAACTGAGTTCCGTTTTTGTAGAAGAATTTGGAGCCCTGTATGGATGCAAGTGCTTTTGTCAGAAATTGGTTTCTAAGGCGTAATAAAAACAATGCTGTCAACGGACCTTGACCTCGATGGGCTCaatgtcggcggcggccagggcgTTCCCTGCGACGGCAAGGAACGCCAACGAAAGCTTAGCTAGTCCCATGTTGGCGGGATTCGAATACTGCAAATGCGGAAGCTTGTTCTCTTGTTCTTTACGGGTTGAACAGTTGCAAATgtgaaaaagagaaaaaaacttGACGAGTATTTCCAAGGAGTGTCAGGAATGTAGTTCAAAAAGTTGTTGTAGCTTGCTATGGTCGGTAAGGAGTGTCAGAAAAGGCGTAACAAATGAGGCAGCCAACCTCTATTGGTAAAAATTAGACGCGtattaaaaagaagaaaaagaagatgatgaagaagagacCTCAGAGCCAAAACCGTAGCTTTTGAGATCGGGAAACGAGTGTGGTTTTGACCAAAGTGAAGTTGGAGAAGGAACGAAAGAGAAGGCAAGCCAACAACACAGGAGGCGGCGACCACAAGCCAGGGGTTTGCCATCAGATGGAGAATAAGGAAATTGGCTGGCGCCAATCCCTCAAATGGATATCCAGGGGGCCAGCGCGGGGATTGATTGGCTCAGGCTAGCAGACTGGGTCGAACGGCCACCCAGACGGCACGGTTCAGCGCAAACCCCTGTGTTTTATTAGCCaccggtacggagtacaaaaCAGGCACACGGGGCCAAGTGCCATAGAGCCAATAGGAGCTATTCATTAGGGGGAGGTCGAAGTACATTTGGGCATGAAGAACCTCTAATATTTTGTACCGAACCTAATGTCATAATTTAAAACATCCTTTCCCCATAATTCTCTTTGGAACCTCTCGAATCGCTGTCGGCACCTGTCTGGAACTCCCCTATGTCGCCAGACTTTCGGCCAATGAAACAAGGCACCTGGGGGTTATTTACACCAGACCACCTGTACATAACGCTTACCGTAGGATCTGACATCGACCGACCACATGCACAGGCGGGAGGCGTGAGGCGCTAGACCCCCCAGCGAACCCCACAGCAGACATCAGCGTAGCGGCACAGCCTCTTCGAACCCCCCAGTGCCCCGAACAGGCTTAGAGTTGCATCACTGGAACTCATGCGCCGTCCAACTGGCTGGGGCACTGGGCCACCGTTTCTTCCCTGAACAACTCCCTGGGCAACCCCCTGAACGCCCTCTGATCGCCCCCACTTCTCCTGGCCAGCGCGAGGCGCAGCACCATATGTACATAAACAGACGAGCTTGTTTGTGATGATCGGTCCAGGGGCGATCTCCTGGCGGCAATTggtgacatctggactttgATGACTGATGAATTTTCAAGGCGGGTGGCCAAAAGGAGGTGATGCCCCATGCTAGTTAGTCTGAATGGCGCGCGTTGGGTCGTTGGGTGGGTGGCTAGCAAAGAACCAGACACTAACGGCATTGCCAGAGCATCTCGGTCCGTCCTATCCTCTCGCATCGACATCTTTCAACTTTGCTGCCGCCTTTCCGTTGAGCACCTTGGGCGTCAGCCCTGAAACGCCAATTCCGTCCTTCAACTTTGCTGTCAATGACATTGTCTTGTCAGTCAGTCTCATTGCCACGCTTGTTTATGCAGGTCCGCCGCCAACCCAGACGAACCAGaacagccttggccaagtggGGCCTGCCTAGGCGGCTTCGATGGgcttggcttcttcctcgcAACAACCACATCTTCCTTTCCTCCgcatctctctctctgtctctgcCTCGACACGGCGTCAAAAGTGCAAGCCGCCTACGACAAAGGTAGCTTGGCATTCGTTAGTCTCCCAAAACAACCAAAGACAACATACATCCAGTGCATGCCCAGGAGCACAGAAGGAATGGGACGACCAGCATCTCCGCATTTGGAGCCAGTCGAGCCATCCTCACCTTCGCCTGACACATTCTCCAGAAACAACCACTCGATTCCCCAAACGCTGCTCCGAATTCAGCATGGCAGTGCAGAGGCGTCAAGCTCGTATTGCCAGAGATTCACTCCCATCACTGAGCCATCTCCCCTTTTAGTTAAAAATAAATGCCGTGTGTTGACCTTCGGTTAGTTTCTGCAAATCCTCCCCATCCACAATTCTGGCAGTGCAATGGGGGGCAGAATGCCAATCCGCATCAATATTGCTGATTCCAACTCATGTGCCTGTCCAAACTCGGCATCATACCAAGATCGAAATGCGTATATCAAAGCAAGTACAGTAGATTCGCGCCGGTAGCCCAATTCGTTGTGGAAACCGTCAGAATCCAACGAATGCAAACAAAGCTGCATTCATTCACTTGTCCCGGGCATAGCCACCGTTCCCACTGCCTATTCATActtgccattctcatctCCTCCGCTTGTCAAGTGTCACCGATGTCAGGATGAGCCCGCTTGTCTAGCTCTCTTTCAGATTCTAGACTACGCGCCAGCCAAAGTGATCGACCTTCATCCCTTGACGTCCACCGTCAGTTACCCGTTCCTCGGATCCCTTTGGCGGTCCAGCTACTGCAGCCGAGTCGCTGGGTGGTGAACTTCTATTGAAATAAAGAACTGCTCGCAACTCTTGGCTTTCAGCAAGCGACGGACGAGAAGGTCTCGAAATTTGGCCTCCTGGCCAACTATCGATGTTATTCAAGCTGCCAAGCAACTCAACCCCTCGTGCCGCTTTGGTTGCAATTTACCTCGACCAAGTTTCTCGCTAAGAGTCTTCATCCGCTGCCGAACCCGTCTCGATTCTCGTAGAAATTGAAAGCATCCACATTGCGCCGGGCCCATGCTATATATCCTTGCGCG from Metarhizium brunneum chromosome 2, complete sequence includes these protein-coding regions:
- the Y8928 gene encoding PA-phosphatase related-family protein, which encodes MPSMPQTNGADSVSLGQPSFLHDLRAFLKEWIRLNWMDVLLMLTIGALSMCVYYAPIKVVRTFPITFNGSGDIVYPEWAYPYRGWILPAWFSGLVSILGPILVYLLAQVRIKSAWDASNAIMGTMWAVSLGTIFQVTIKQLIGGFRPYFLDVCEPDISLARRHNKTGLNAVGFQQVMYTTEVCTQTDTWRLKEAVTSFPSGHSTAAFAGFFFLFLWLNAKLKVWADHKPAFWKLALTMSPLLAAVMIACSLTIDAAHNWYDIVSGSMIGIVMAVASYRSTYAAVLDWRFNHLPLRETEPFGYECDIVTQTVTRSVGWGRGVHGFNEPGERDSRDFCGHDPTEAQRSDIGETGVGGRPTRRAIARSYHRAGELGT
- the GAS1 gene encoding 1,3-beta-glucanosyltransferase, whose amino-acid sequence is MGLAKLSLAFLAVAGNALAAADIEPIEVKGSKFFYKNGTQFYMKGIAYQQEVGAGGSSSSSSDTKKNYVDPLSDETVCKRDVPLLKELGTNVIRTYAIDPKADHKACMELLQDAGIYIVSDLSEPDKSINRDTPQWNTALFERYTAVIDELAQYPNVIGFFAGNEVSNAKNNTAASAFVKAAVRDTKAYIKNNKKITRWLGVGYAANDDKDIRAEIADYFNCNTVEESIDFWGYNIYSWCGKSSMQKSGYDQQVKFFENYSVPVFFAEYGCNNDGAANRIFDETTALYSDDMTGTFSGGIVYMYYQEANDYGLVKVSGGKATKLKDFDALKKKVNGATPKTLEMSEYKPGGKMNECPKLTDNWQANKALPPTPDKSLCSCMAKSRACVPKSGLAVKKFGDIFGFICKASPESCAGINGNATTGVYGAYSMCSDEEKLAYVLDAYYSSQKKAKDACDFDGSAETQSANSDSSCSDALAKASDTNKKAATATSPIGGGGNAKATSSSDNFAVHGAPVARIFAIGDFAVGLYMLVALCVGAGMVAL
- the OpS6 gene encoding Glutathione S-transferase-like protein OpS6, which codes for MASLKTMTLHSHAGGPNPWKVAIILEELGLPYEHKFLDFKQVKEEPFISLNPNGRVPVLEDPNTGISLWESGAIIDYLIDTYDTANKLQYTSTPEKYQTRVWEHFQMSGQGPYFGQLIWFTRYHPEKLQSAIDRYAKEVRRVTGVIDAHLKKQKTEYLVGDKLTYADLMFVPWAVAVSSMAGDLLDLSGYDAYDAWFAKLKSRPSAAKIIKEREAALAASH